The sequence GCGCGCATCGTTCGGGACGATGAGGTCGGAGGTTCAAATCCTCTCGCCCCGACCATTCCCACGTCGCCGTGCTTCTTCGCGGCCATTCCGAGAAGCCAGGCATAGTCGCCGCGCGGGTGGATGGCCACGACGCGCGAGCCGAGCAGATCAATCCTTTCGAGCATCTCGATCGCCGCCTGCTCCTTGAGCTCTCCGGGTACGTCGCCGTCGCGCCATAGGCCGCCAACGTCCGCAAGGAGCGCCCTCGCCCGCTCGAGCTGCTCGGTACCCGCTTCGCGGCGCAGCGGCCGGCGTGGGGCCTCTAGACGCCGCCACGCGCGGGAGAAGGCGTCCAGGTTGATCGTGCCAACAGCGAGGGCGGCCTGTAGGTCAGCGCGCCGGCCGGCGTTCTCGATCTCGACCTCGGGTCCGCTCTCCTCGGCCGGTAGCCGCATGAGGCGCAGCACCGCCGCGATGTCCTCGTCGCCCAGCTCTACCCGGTCGAACATCGCCGCGATTTGATCCTCCACCCCATCTGCGCGGCAGGTGAGGCTCCGAGCGCAGGCGGGGCGGGCCACATGCCGCAGGCGACGGATGCGGTTCGATGCGTCCCCGTGGTAGTGGCACCCACAGGCTGCGCAACGCAGCAGCCGGGCGAGTGGATACGGGCGCCGGCCAGCCTCGCCGCCGCCCGCCGAGTGTCGCGTGTGGCGTGCAGCACGCATGAGTTGGACGCGCTCGAAGAGGGCGGGATCGATTGGTGGCGGGAAGGGAGCCGGCCGCTCCTCCTCATCGGGTCGGCCGCGGTGGCGCACGACCCGCCCGGCGTAGAGGGGGTTCTGCAGGATCTCCTCGACGCGGTACTCGCTCTGCCCCAGCTCGCGACCGATCGAGGCGTCGCTGTGGGTGCCGGTGGCATACAGCTCGAACGCGCGCCGCGCTTGGTCAAGCTCAGGCCCTTCAACGGGCGCCAGCAGCCGGATCTCACCGAGCCGGGCGAAGCCCAGCGGCGGATGCCCACCGGGATCGCTGTAGCGCTCCCATTTCTGCTTGAGGCCGAGCGACACGTTGCGCGACAAGCGGCGCAGGTAGGCCGCGTCGCCGACGGCCTTGAGCCCTTGCAGCTCGTAGGTTTCGGTGTTGCCCGCGATGAGGCTCTCCGCGCAGAACACGACGGTAACGCCCAGCTCCTCGAGGCGGTTGAGGTAGACGTAGTGGTCCGCCGGGTTGCGGGCGAAGCGGCTGGTGTCGTAGCAGAGGAGCACGTCGAATGCGCCGCCGTCGGCGTCACCCAGCATCCGCTGGAAGTCGGTGCGGCGTAGGGTGTCCTTGCCGCTGACGAGGTCGATGTACTCCAGGCCGGTCGCCCGCAAGCCGTAGCGCTCGGCGTAGCGGCGCTGCTCAGCGCGCTGCAGATCCGGGCCGTAGCGATCCGCCTGGGCTTTGGTCGACTCGCGCAGGTAGCCGGCCCAACGGCGGTCGGCCAGGTCCTCGTGGCGCAGATCGGTGATCCGGTGAGCGAGCATGCGGCGGTCCTATTTCCTGCCCGGGCTTACGGGCCGTCGGACGATACCGTCCTTCGATCGAGGAAGGGAAGCCCCTTCTGCCGCTAACTTGGCTTCCACCATCCGCGCCAGGATTTCAGCCAGCCGCGGGCCGATCCGGGCACCGGCAGCGGTCGCCTGTCGGCGCTGCGGCCGCGTCATTCGGGTCGCCTCCGCCAGCGGTCGATGAGGTCGCGCGGGCTGCTCTCCACGAGACTGGGGCGTGCCTCCAGCGGAGCCATGACTGCGGCCCCGGCGGCGGTGATCCGATACCGACCGCGCTCGGGCGAGAAGACGTAGCCGTCGCGGATCAGCCTCCGCAGGCGCCGCCGCACCGAGCGCTCATGGATGCCCAGGGCGCTGGCCAGATCGGCGGAGGCCAACAGACCGCGTTCGCGGAACAGCGCGAGGATCGTCTCGTCAATGCTCGGCGCTGGGGTGGTCATCCGCCGCGCACCTTCAGCGGCGGGCTGGGCGTCCGATCCCGACCGGACCGCGCCGGAACCGGCAAAGCGGAAGCGCGGTCCACGGACAGCGGGGCGTCCGATCCCGGCCGGACCGCGCCGGAACCGGCCGGAGGACCGCTGCCTGCGATAGCGCCGGCTTCGTCTAGCCGGAGGTCTAGCGTCAGTTCCTCGAACCCGGCAAGCCGGTCGAACCGCGTCAGCTCGGATCGCGCCGCAGGTGCCGCTGGAACCGGGCGGGGCCGCGGCCCGTGCGCCCGGCGGGCGAGCGGTCCGCCAGCGGCGCATAGCCAGCAGTTGACCGGGTGCCGGTCATTGGGGCGCTGAATCACG is a genomic window of Chloroflexota bacterium containing:
- a CDS encoding winged helix-turn-helix transcriptional regulator — protein: MTTPAPSIDETILALFRERGLLASADLASALGIHERSVRRRLRRLIRDGYVFSPERGRYRITAAGAAVMAPLEARPSLVESSPRDLIDRWRRRPE
- a CDS encoding recombinase family protein, which produces MLAHRITDLRHEDLADRRWAGYLRESTKAQADRYGPDLQRAEQRRYAERYGLRATGLEYIDLVSGKDTLRRTDFQRMLGDADGGAFDVLLCYDTSRFARNPADHYVYLNRLEELGVTVVFCAESLIAGNTETYELQGLKAVGDAAYLRRLSRNVSLGLKQKWERYSDPGGHPPLGFARLGEIRLLAPVEGPELDQARRAFELYATGTHSDASIGRELGQSEYRVEEILQNPLYAGRVVRHRGRPDEEERPAPFPPPIDPALFERVQLMRAARHTRHSAGGGEAGRRPYPLARLLRCAACGCHYHGDASNRIRRLRHVARPACARSLTCRADGVEDQIAAMFDRVELGDEDIAAVLRLMRLPAEESGPEVEIENAGRRADLQAALAVGTINLDAFSRAWRRLEAPRRPLRREAGTEQLERARALLADVGGLWRDGDVPGELKEQAAIEMLERIDLLGSRVVAIHPRGDYAWLLGMAAKKHGDVGMVGARGFEPPTSSSRTMRA